One genomic region from Jiangella sp. DSM 45060 encodes:
- a CDS encoding ABC transporter ATP-binding protein → MPADDDQRTPTSLTAKREAAVAALADVAREPGAKKPDPILIADGVKRHFGGLLAVDVDHVEVQRGSITALIGPNGAGKTTFFNLLTGFDRPNAGTWSFNGRSLHGTPPFKVARAGMVRTFQLTKALSKLTVIENMRLGATGQRGETFWRALLPFTWRSQEQEITGRADDLLARFKLDTKRDDFAGSLSGGQRKLLEMARALMVGPELVMLDEPMAGVNPALTQSLLEHVSNLREQGMTVLFVEHDMDMVRDIADWVVVMGQGKILAEGPPDAVMSDHKVIDAYLGAHHDQSLAELEEQLETGALAEQVAVELGQEPAAETVVPEGAAETKDGR, encoded by the coding sequence ATGCCCGCTGACGATGACCAGAGGACCCCGACGTCCCTGACGGCCAAGCGCGAGGCGGCGGTCGCCGCCCTCGCCGACGTGGCCCGCGAGCCCGGTGCCAAGAAGCCCGACCCGATCCTCATCGCCGACGGCGTCAAGCGGCACTTCGGCGGCCTGCTCGCCGTCGACGTCGACCACGTCGAGGTGCAGCGCGGCTCCATCACCGCCCTGATCGGGCCCAACGGCGCCGGCAAGACGACGTTCTTCAACCTGCTCACCGGGTTCGACCGCCCCAACGCCGGCACGTGGTCGTTCAACGGCCGGTCGCTGCACGGCACGCCGCCGTTCAAGGTGGCGCGCGCCGGCATGGTGCGCACGTTCCAGCTGACCAAGGCGCTGTCGAAGCTGACGGTCATCGAGAACATGCGGTTGGGCGCCACCGGGCAGCGCGGCGAGACGTTCTGGCGGGCGCTGCTGCCGTTCACCTGGCGCTCCCAGGAGCAGGAGATCACCGGCCGCGCCGACGACCTGCTGGCCCGGTTCAAGCTCGACACCAAGCGCGACGACTTCGCCGGCTCGCTCTCCGGCGGCCAGCGCAAGCTGCTCGAGATGGCCCGCGCGCTCATGGTCGGGCCGGAGCTCGTCATGCTCGACGAGCCGATGGCGGGCGTCAACCCGGCGCTCACCCAGTCGCTGCTCGAACACGTCTCCAACCTGCGCGAGCAGGGCATGACCGTCCTGTTCGTCGAGCACGACATGGACATGGTCCGCGACATCGCCGACTGGGTGGTCGTCATGGGCCAGGGCAAGATCCTCGCCGAGGGCCCGCCCGACGCCGTCATGTCCGACCACAAGGTCATCGACGCCTACCTCGGCGCCCACCACGACCAGTCGCTGGCCGAGCTGGAGGAGCAGCTCGAGACCGGCGCGCTGGCCGAGCAGGTGGCCGTCGAGCTCGGTCAGGAACCGGCGGCCGAGACCGTGGTGCCCGAAGGCGCCGCCGAGACGAAGGACGGACGATGA